The Canis lupus familiaris isolate Mischka breed German Shepherd chromosome 7, alternate assembly UU_Cfam_GSD_1.0, whole genome shotgun sequence nucleotide sequence GGGGCCTAGTCTCACTCCTGAATCTGCTCTCTTTCCACTGCTTCATCCATGGGGACTAACACGACCACATCGTTGACtggttttcctttaaaatcagtatttgaGCCTCCTACAGTGATAGCCTCATGCCCGAATGGCCAAAAGAAAAGTAATACCACTCTTGAGATTCTCAGCCTTCACATCCAAAGGGAGAGGGCATCAGAAAGGTACATTGTTTACTGTTCTTGAAAAGTAACTAATTGACTTTTAGTAAAACCAAGTGTAAACTACCTaccaaattattaaaacattacCTTTTTAGCCTACGTAGGCCATGGAGTCAAGATCATGAacttaaaaccaaaaccaagtaAGTAAAAAAATCCAAGAGGATGAAAAGGGGCCATTAATAAGCCTGGTGCTCTGTAGATTAATACTTTGAGGTAAACTTGGAAGTATTACGGAAAATcactatttattgaatgtttcattctatttgaaagagaaactCCCAAATGTTCAATACTAccttatatttaaaagttaaaaatatactgGAAACGGGTGGAGTCATGATAACGTGGAGCATTGGAGGGAGGATAGCTACAATCATATATAGTGacatagcaaaatattttagatttaccAGCTGACCTGTTCGATGCTGCATGTGTGTTAGAAGTATTAGTTCCAAGGCAAAATGAAGCGATATTATGTTTAACTCTTTgtttggaaacttcttttattaaaaaaagatttttaataacGCTATTTGCAATACAGGAGTGATAATACTCAATAAAGTATTGTGTACTTGGTAGAGTGTACTTAGGGATGTAACAATCCATCTGGatgctgcccctccccttctccattAGATACCCTAGTAGCAAAATGTaaatacccttttaaaaaataaagaggcctTTGGGCTGTTGGGAGCAGAGTAGGGGCGGGGCAAGGAAAGTGCTCTTCCCTGACACACACACTCTTGCTTCTGGCTTTGACTTCCTTCAGGAAGGTCAGTTCTCAACGAACTCAGACAAACCCTTCTATGCTCCGCAAAAGCACAGGAGAAGGAAAGCTTGTCATTCACAAGCAGCGACGGACAAAACCAGTGGCAGAGGACAGGGTTGGGTtaaagggggtgggggcggggggcagttgGAGTAAAGTGCAgtcactctcaaaaaaatatatattattttgatcCTAAGAAAATTAAGAGAGTTTTATCTAATGAACTAGATTGCTGACCTTTTAATACATTTGGTTTTCATGGAACGTACAATCACCATCGGACATAAAAGactagtttgcttttttaaaaaataataataattgcttgGAGTTATCTACAGGAATCTCGTGAACGCAATTCAAGGATAACATTCCGCAGCTCTTTGGGTGTTGGATGATTTCCTCGGGTACGTCCACGAGGAACCAGGGAAAGGTTAAACTCGCCGATTCAAGTGGGCGGTTCCCCAATTCTGGCTCCTTCCCGCGCTCTCGCTGCTCCTCTCCCTAAATGCCAGTGCTTTCCGGGTCTCCGTCCTCTACCGCTACGGCGCGGGAGCGGGAGATCATGAAAAGTTTCTCCTTGTTTGTAAAGTGCCTCTgcgcgggcggagggggctgggcCGCGGGGCGCCCCCGGCCGGGGCCCCCCCCGGGGCTCCCCCCGGGGCTCTGCGGCGCACCCGGGGCCGCGGCGGCCTCGCAGTCTGCGCTCGGACGGGCCGCCGCTCGCGGGGCCGACTCTGCAGAGGGGCCGGCCTCCCGCGGGCCGGCGGGGCCCTTCTGGCAGCGGGGCGCGCCggccgaccccgaccccgaccccgacccggaCCCCGAGCTCGGCGAGGCCggcccggcggggggcggggagcgggaggCAGCTCGCGCCAGAGGGCTCGGGTCCAGCTCCGCGccgtgcggggcggggggcggctcgGGGGACGGCGGCGCCCGGTAGTCCGGGAGCCCGCTGGTGCTGCGGCGCCGCACGGCCGCGTACCTGCCGGTCCTGGGCAGGCGGCCGCCCTGCCCCCTGGCGGCGCGCgctgccgccgccaccgccaccgccgccgccgccgccgccgccgccgccgcgccctcGGGCTCCCCCAGCTCTCCCGGCGCCCAGCGCGTGCCGCCCGGGCCGCCGCGGAGGTCGGTGAGGCTCAGGTCGGGCTCGCCCCGCGGGATCTCCCGAGAGCCACGTTCCCCGGGCGGCCTGTGCCAGCTGCAGCtcgcgccctccccgcccgcgtCGGCGTCCCCGTCCGCGTCCCCGTCCGCGTCCCCGTCGCGGTCCCCGTGCAAGGGCAGGAGCGCGAAGGCGCTCAGCGAGGAGTCCACGAGGGAGCTGGCGGTGCTCTGGCGCCCCCAGCTCTCGGGTGGGCTGCAGGGCGCCGGGCTGCCGCCCCTGCTGGCGGgcgcggcggcggtggcggcggcggcggcggcggcggcggcggcggcggcggcggcggcggcccggcgACGGCCGGCCGCGCCCGAGCGCTCGCGGTAGATGCTGTACACCGCCTCCGCCAGGCTCGGGGGCTCCCGCGGGCAGCGCGGGGACGAGGCCAGGTCGGGCGGGGACGCGGCGCCCttggccccgccgccgccgccgccgcccaccGGGCCCGGGGGGGGCCACGAGCCCCGGGCCAGCACCGCCGCCGCCCCGAAGGCGTCCCccgcgcagccgccgccgccgccgccgccgccgccgccgccgccgccgccgcccccgggctTCAGCTCCAGGCCCCGCGACTGCACGTAGCTGAGGAAGCCGTTGAGcggcggggctccggggggcgccgcggcgggggcgggggcgggggcgggggccgaggcggcggcggcggcggcggcggcggccaggtcCTTGGCGCGGAGGCTGTGCACGTCGATGACGGTGGAGTAGAGGTCCCGCAGGTTGATGATCTTGGTCTTCCTGTCCCGGTTCTCGTGGAGCACCGCGTTGGCGCAGATGAAGAGGAAGATGCCGATGCCCATGATGAGGGGCCCGAAGACCTTGAGCTTGTCGGAGTGCAGGTACCCCGAGAAGAGGCGGAAGAAGAGACCCGCAGACGGGGACGAGGCCGCAGGGGCGGCGGACCGCGCGGGCGGCGTGCTTCGGGGCGCGCCCGCCGCACTGGAGTTGGCGCCCCCCCGAGCCCCCAGGGGGCTCCTGGACCGGTTTCGGCTGCcaccgctgctgctgctgctgttggccACGGTGGGGACGCGGTGGCCGCTGGCGGCGGGCGGCAGCTGCTTAGCCCCGTCCCTGCCGGTCCCGTTGGCCTTGGGCCAGTAGCCCACCACGGCCATGGCTATGcccaccagcagcaccaggaTCCCGCAGAGGGCGATGAGCCCCGAGATGGAGCACAGCTTTAGCTTGCCTTTCACCACCACCACGTCGTTCTTGCGCCTTCTCTTGGCTTTCCGCTTGCGCTTGGGGACCTGGCCTGGGGGGCGGAGGGGATCCTGCTTTCTGGCGGAAATCCTCAGGAGGCCGCCGGTGGCGATCATGGTGAGCCGGGGCCGCGCGGGGCTAGTCTCCGGGGCGGAGGCTTGCGTAGTGGGGGCGCCAGCTGCCCACTAGCTGCTCCGCCACCTCCTCCTGCTGCAAAGCAGAGGAAGACAGTCAGAGGGTAGAGGCTCGGCTGCAGCAACATCCCACGCTCTGCAACCGTCCCGCTCCCAGGTCCCACCACAGGGGTACCCCCCACTCCAGGGCCACCCACTCAGTGGGGTGCCGGATGTAGAgaccagggggtggggtggctggaTTAGGGCCGAGAAACGCTGTTGCAGTCATTGATAGGAGGTGATAAAACAATCTCAGAGAACgccttcttttcttccccacccccctcatCCCACACACCCTGTAGGTGATATTCCAGCGTCTCTGGTCtcaacccccccctccccccccaacgcTGGCAGCTGAGGAAGTGCTGAAGAAGTGCTGACCATTAGTAGAAACCAAATGTGGGGACTCAGAGCGGTGGTTGAGGACTTCCCTGGCAAAAGCCTCTCCCTTTGTCCTGTGGGAATCAGAAGCTTGCCACGGGAGCTGTACAGGAGGCTCAAGGCTCTCAGCAGAGGAATTTGTTAATGTTTAGCCCAAAGTCACTAAAACAGTCacaaaagttattattttataaagacaaaGGCAATTTTCATCACTGGATGAAAATTAAAGGTCACATACTGGCAGGCAGACGACTTATTTACTGCAGATAATAAAGAGTTCATTTTGGGGACAACACTAGAACGACGTCACTCTTCTGACAATAAATCCCTCCACAAAGTTGTTTCCCACCGCTTGCTGTTTCTACAGCTACAGGCAAGCAGCCTtttcctcatctcttttttttttttttttttgaaacatctgGACAGCTTCTTGGGGTGGAATATTTAGTTTTAGGTAACTGGTTATGTAACTGAGCTCTTCCTTctggcctcctctcctcccccagaggAACTCCCTTAAAGGTATCATGTGCTAAATCTCATCAGAGACTTTGAGAAGTCCCTTAGAATctctaagatcttttttttttttctcctgtgggaaaattacaatcttaaaaagaaaaaaaaaaaaaaaccaacagccACTCTCCCATAATAGCTTTCTGACCCCTTTTTAATGTGCCAACAGCACTCTTCAGAATCCTAATATTCAAATAAGTAGGTAATTAACTAGGTATAGCAGTCTACATAATAATGATGATTTGTTGAATGACATCCCCACAAGTGAGAGcttgttttttcttcatctttctctcaTGAGGTCATTTTTAGGAAGGTAGGGTGGCAACAATCAATGGACTATCCTATAGGAAGTTTAGTCGTTTATAATACAGCCCGGGTAGGTAAATGCACAGATGTATCTTTGTGGATATCTGTGAGCTTCTAAAAATCTCAATCCTGCTGGATCCCCAGAGTAAAAcattttctgttccattggttgTGTTCCCTCCTATAACAGAGATGCTAAAATTGAGGCATTGTATGAATTTGAAAGGCTCTGATATCACTCACAAGCCTTTTGGTATTTTATCCTTTATGAAATAATTCATGTTTTAGAATAAATTACCCTTTGAAAATGTGGGATTACTTAGGaagaattttgcttttaattggTGCCTGGGTAAAGAGCTTTGGCCCTTGATCCCTCCATTATGTCAATCTAGGCAGAATCTTTTCTCCACTGGTGGAAAAGCAAACGGTAATCAGCTCTTTACAATGTTTGCAAACCAATGTCTCCTTGGAACTTGGTTGCAGAGAAGAGAAATACTAGGTAGTTTTGGGAGGGGTTGGTAGAGAGAATACATCTATACgcctttaaaattttgttttaagtagaGGCTGCACCAGTAAGTacagattgtaaaaaaaaaaaaaaaaaaaaagagtagctaCTGTTCATCTGTCACCCCCCAAAATAAGCACATTTATTGTGTAGTTGTAACATAGAGACTGCTGTTTTAAGTGATCCCTAGACTACAGCATCTTTAATGCAATAATCTGGAGATCTGCGGTTATTTTGAGGATTTAAGAGCCAGACATTTTAGAAACAAAGCTAGGCTCAGTTGGCAGGGTGGCTCTCCCAGAGGTTAGGGAAGGGCTAGCATTTGGCTGGGCATTGATCAGGTGCAGCAGGAGGCTGAGCATATTTGAGGAGGAGGATACCCACTTGTATTTCTCTTCGATAAGGCAGCTTTGGCTCCGGGTAGCAAGACTGTAAGGAGAATTGGAATGGGTTTCAACAATCGTTTATAGatctttaaaattagtttaataGCTAGTAATTAACTCCCTACTTTATCATTCCTTCAGCTCCGCTGGAGGCTGAACTCCTTCATAATGTATTGCCATCTGACCTGAAATACTGACAGCTGTCAGATGGCCGGGAAGACCCACCTTTGGAGGCTTTTCTTCGTACATAATGAAGGGAGGCAAACTTAGCAGTCGAGGTTGGCTGCCCTCGCAATTTACTGCCTGGTGCTGGTCTTTCCGTGGTTAAGGGATggaggatggggcggggggggggggagcaaaggAGGGATGTCTAAAAATACAACCGCTTCCAAGAGAGACATTCAAGTTCTCGGCTCATGATGGATTCAGCCCCACTCTGCGTCTGAGGCTCCCCCCGCCTGTGGGCTGGGAGCGCCCCGGCCAGCCCGGGACTCGGTCCAGGTCCTGGCCCCCCGCGAGCCCCCGGCCCTGCTATCTGGTCTGCTTATTTATGTTGGAGTCACATGAGTGCAGCAGCCGGAGTCCGCCtctggagagagagcacaggcaggagcgGAGTGCGGGCGATCCCGAGCTCGCTTCCTGCGGGCAGCGCGGCCGGTGCAGCCCGCCCgggatggggacggggacggggacggggacggggacgccCCGCGCAGCGCGGCCGCGCAGACCCGAGCCCCGGGCGCAGGGTGGGCAGGGCGGGCTCGGGGGCCGAGGGCTCACCGAATCGCTCAAAATGGCAGCACCGCGAGCCAGCGGTATCGCTCACTTACCCGGGAAGGCTGGGGCAGCTCGCGGCCGGCGCTCGGGCGCTCGGGCGACACAAAGGAACCATGGAGAAACTTTTCTCAGCCCGGGCCGACGGCGGGGCGCAGGGAGCGCGCCTCGGGGCCTCCGGCCGAACGCGGCTCAGCAGCCCGGCGGGGGCAGGCGGCCGCCCCGGGTGCGCGGGCCCCTCCGCTGCCGAGGCGGGAGCCATTTCCAAGAGTTTCCAAGAAGTGTCAGGTCCTCCGCAGCCCGCATCCTGCCCGGGagccgtccccgccgccgccgctcccccTGCGCCTCCCCGCGAGCCCAGCCGCGGCGCTCCCGGGCCGCCCCAGCGCCTCTTCTGTGCGGCTGCGGCGCGCCGGGCTCCGCCGGGTGGAGTTgagcccgcggcggcggcggggagcggcggggacggcggcggggacggcggcggggacggcggggacggcggcggcggcggcggctcggggcGGCCGGACTCGCGGCGGTTGCTAAGAGACCGGAGCCATGACACAGGGAAATTGCGGCAGGATGGCAGTCGGTACCCGGCCCGACTGGGCGGctcggggcgccccctcccccgccccgccccgccccgcccccgccgccgtccccccgcccccgcccccgccgcccccgccgcccggcctTCGGGGGAGCCGCCGCGCGAGCACCCGGAGGCGCGGGAgaggcgggaggggcggggcggggggcgcggggcgcgcggcccctcggcctcccccgcccccgggcgccccgggaccgccgcccgccgcccgccgccccgcccgcctcGGCCGGGAGCTGTGTTCCTCTCCCTCCAACTACCTGTCTGCGCCCCGGGCGGGGCCGTGCCTCCCGGAGGGTCTCCCGCCGGCGTCCGAGGGGCGCTCGGGGCCCCGGGCCTCGCGCCCTCCTCTGCTCGCCCTGCCCTCCGCTCTCGGGCACGACCCGGCCGGGGCTGCTTCCCCCTCCCGCTCGGGAGTTGGCGGCGGGGACGCACAGCCAGCGCAGTAAGTTGTCCCCCAGCGAACTCGGGCGGGCGGAgcggagccgcccccccccccccccccgggctgggTGCCCCGCGGGCCCGGGCAGATGCCCCCGCGCCCCAGCCGAGCCCGGCGCTGGGACCGGCCCCCTCGGGAGGGACCGCGGGGCTTAGATCGGcgcggctcggctcggctcggctcggctcggggTGCTTCCCGGgccgcccctcctgcccccaccccgtgcGGTGACCAGCgagcattaaaaaggaaaaactccaCTTCTCGGGGAATGGGGTTAGGACggaggtggggggtagggaggatACCCAAACTCCCTACGTCATcttaaaaatgagagagggagagagggagagatcctGTTTCCTAGCTCGGCTCTGTCCTCTCGACTGCAAAGTGAAAACGACAGGAGTATTGAAAAAGTAAGGAAGATTGTGATTATCTGTCCAAGTGGGGCAACCAGGATTcggagagaaagcaagagaagagcAGGCAACAAAGAGTGCTGTCCGAACTTTGGGGTCCAGACAGaaagctgggggtggtggtgggtgtgggtgtgggtgtgggtgtgccGTGGGTGTGCATGTTATACATGCTGAGTTTTGCTGTTCAGGGATCCACAGAACCCACACAGGAGGGCTTTGCCGGCCACAGTTCCACTTACAAATTTGTTCCTCCTTAATGTACACAGCCTTCGCTTGTGTTTAAAGCACAGGCACCTGCTTTTCAAAAAGAACAATAAGGACACAAACATTTACAGGTTCAGTGATATGTGGACCTTCTAATAGGAAGGGTGGGGTGGAGATGtttggggaggtggaaggggatgGAGGAGAGACGTTTCCTGAAAGGAAACGCTGCACCTGCCTGTTGGAAAGGATGACCTCTGTCACCCTTTCCAAGCAAATAATGAATCTGGGTGATGATCAGGGTGTTCAGAACCCACCTCTTTCCACCTCTCTGTTCCTGCTCAGATTTCACTAGAAAACAAGCCATGTAAAGGGAAAGTTTCAAATTACACATTGGAgtcttttcttttagagaaatcATTGCAAAGGAGAAATAACTAGGTCTGGCTGTCATCTGTaaaaggctttttgtttgtttgtttgtttgtttgttgtttgttttttgccccCAAGCTTCCAGATTCCTTGAATCTCAAAAATAATCTGGTATTTTGTGCAAAGACAGGATCTGAGATCTCATTTCATTACACAGCTGGCTGCCAGGGGCCGTGGATGGCAGCTCCTCTCCTCTGTGGGCCTCTGTTTGCCAAGCTGTATTAAGAGAATAATATCGCAGAACTTCATTAGGATTTTAGAGGGATTAAGTCATTAGCAGTTTCTAATTTCCGTATAAATTATAGTCATCATTTGCACATTTAAAACTCACTTAAGGGATCTGAAGAAGAAAGGAATCCTTTTCTAGACAAATAGGCCTTGGACATAGCCAGTTTTTCTTATGGTGATGACCGCAATAAGATTTATGGTTTATTACTTAGAGGCTTCCTTCCAAACTGAGCTCTTTGGAACTCCGAACTGTTCTACTTAACCTGAGTGTTACTACCCtcagtaattttgtttttaggtCAGGGTATCAGAGGAAATCAGACAGATCCCATCTGTTTCCAGCGGAGTCCTTTATTGTCTCTGTAATAGTATAGTATCAACATACATTCCTAGGGATTTCTGAGTTGTGTGGAGTTATCTTATTTGGCCCCCctggaattattttccttctgagttTACCAGCCATTTCAGTTGAGATGATTTCTGGGATTGTGGGATACTTCCTGTCACCCTGCTAAGGACTAAAGGGCTAAGACCAGCTAATCGTGATGATTCATTAGTGTCTCAAGAACTCGGAGCGCAGGACAACATACTGTAGCAGGAGAGCAATGAAGGCCTTGGGGGGAAAAGATGAGCTTCCTTTAGTTGGACTAAACTGACCTGAAACCTTTCATTtgctctttcttaaaaacaatccttatgtaatttttttcagtttcataatTTATTCACAACCCATTTGCTTCCTCTGATCTTTTCATCAACCTGGCCTGGctccccagcctgggctcccagCACTGCTCCAGAGGAGCCGGTGGCAGGCCATGGGTCCACCCAGGCCCCTTTTGGTCTCCAGGAGCGGGCAGGAGGAAGAGCTTGGCTTATTTCAACAGCTCAGTGATGCCAACCTCTCCACACACCCTGCCATCACCGATTGCTCAGGCCGCAGACACAGAGGCAGTTTCGTTCAGTGGGATCTGGAACCAGTCTGTATCCTCCATGAACGAGCTGCTTTATTTAAGTAAGTAAATGACTTAATCTTgccggcctcagtttcctcatctgcaatgGGGACAGCGACACTAATTCCTAGCATTATGGTGAGGATTAAACCAATgaagtttttataaattaatgCCCTCCACGTGGTAAACATGAAATTTAGCTTTCAACCTTGCCAGTCCCCCCTCCCAGCTTGTTTTCCTCACTCTCCCATTCTATTCCTATTCATCAGGAGCCACATGGGACCGCATCTGCACTTAATCTCTCTGGAATGGGTTATGGAATCAGCTGCTGTGATTGAACTCTGCTGCCTGTCCACATGGCGGAGGCCCAGGGCCACTCACCAAAGGCAAAACACTCTTTCcattgctgcttctctctctgtgcccttaGCCGGGACCCTTTTACTTCACTCTGCTGGGGAACCCCATTTTCCAACTCATGTCACTCTACAGCCAAATTCCTCGTCTGTGAAGACACAACCAAGAAAACATTCTTTAGCCTGAAGCTTTGAGGATATCACAGAAGGGACCCTCAGGCCTTCTTTCTGGCATCTTGAACACGGTGGAAGGAACCTGTTACCGCAGAGTCGAGCACAAGATGTAAAACTTCTGTTTCCTCATGGCTTTGTCCCCTGCCAGGAAGAAGCAACATGATGAGCAAAAGCAggacaaaagaaagcaagaaactAAGCAATaggtttagcaaataaaaatattgcatgggacataaaCCTAAAAACgctttgttgtttatctgaaattttgaTGTAACTGGgcctcctgtctttttttttttttttttttgattttgatttatttattcatgagagagagagagaggcagagggagaagcaggctccatgcagggagcccaacgtgggacttgatccggggtctccaggatcaggccctgggctgaaggtggcgctaaaccactgagccacccgggctgtcctccTGTCTTTTATCCACAACTCCACCACAGCATATCCTTGGTAGCCTCACAGATGTTTTCGTGGCACATGTAAAGGATGAAAGAGCCTGTGAGAAAATGTGAACTGTAACAGTACATTAAAGCCTCATTTGATTTCTTTGGGAAACAAGATAGGCAGAAAAACACTGAGCAGAGCCTGGATAGAGCAGGAACATTTGGAAGCACAAGGACAGCATGTCCACAGACAGGCAGCACTTGGCCTTGGGTTTCCTCACGGTGAGAGGTTCCACGGTTTGTGTTTCTAGTCCTTGCCCAtggagccctgccctgcccaagGGACGGGTGCTGGCCTCTGCCTCCACTCCCCCCAAGTCCCACAGACGAACCTCTGAGATGCAGAACTCAGCATCCCTTTCCAGAACTTCAGTTTGGAAACAGGGTAAACTCATGCTAGTGTCAAGGTCACGATCAGGCCCATTTCTTGTGTTTCTCAAAGGTGTCAAAGAGTTCAAGCCCAAAAGCTTTCACTACAGAGGAAAGGAGATGATGAAAAGTCTGCAGAGCATTCTGTAGAACACATCAGGTGGGGCCTTCCCTCCATCCTAGATAAATGGCATGTGGTAATATCAAGCAGCCTGCACTCTGCCTTCAGCCTCATTTCTTCTGAACATTACAAATCACCAGGCTCTCGATTAGAGAAAACTGGGGTTGTTTTCTCTTATAAATGGGTTCATTTTTGTACATTCAGTTTTCCCCTGCAACCAGCATCTTCTGCCATTTTCCATGTATACTATCAAAGCTAGATTGTGTGTCTTATAAAATAATTGAGGTCTGAGATGAGAAACCGGGGTGTGTTGGCAGGCCTGCGAGCAGATCAAAGCTGAGTGTGGAAAGGGCTTTGCAGAGGGGGCTCCATCAGTGGAAGAGCCGAGGACCGTCGACAGCTAAATTTGCCCCACACTCCCCGAACATATTCTAAATGTCCACACTCAGATCGTTCCTGTTATTTCTTATCATCTACAGGCACTATGGAGAGACAGACTTGTCCTACTGAGAACTAATAGGAGCTCACATGTCTGATCTCCTTTCAGAATTAATTTTGATGTGAGCTGCTG carries:
- the TMEM200C gene encoding transmembrane protein 200C, giving the protein MIATGGLLRISARKQDPLRPPGQVPKRKRKAKRRRKNDVVVVKGKLKLCSISGLIALCGILVLLVGIAMAVVGYWPKANGTGRDGAKQLPPAASGHRVPTVANSSSSSGGSRNRSRSPLGARGGANSSAAGAPRSTPPARSAAPAASSPSAGLFFRLFSGYLHSDKLKVFGPLIMGIGIFLFICANAVLHENRDRKTKIINLRDLYSTVIDVHSLRAKDLAAAAAAAAASAPAPAPAPAAAPPGAPPLNGFLSYVQSRGLELKPGGGGGGGGGGGGGGGGCAGDAFGAAAVLARGSWPPPGPVGGGGGGGAKGAASPPDLASSPRCPREPPSLAEAVYSIYRERSGAAGRRRAAAAAAAAAAAAAAAATAAAPASRGGSPAPCSPPESWGRQSTASSLVDSSLSAFALLPLHGDRDGDADGDADGDADAGGEGASCSWHRPPGERGSREIPRGEPDLSLTDLRGGPGGTRWAPGELGEPEGAAAAAAAAAAVAVAAAARAARGQGGRLPRTGRYAAVRRRSTSGLPDYRAPPSPEPPPAPHGAELDPSPLARAASRSPPPAGPASPSSGSGSGSGSGSAGAPRCQKGPAGPREAGPSAESAPRAAARPSADCEAAAAPGAPQSPGGSPGGGPGRGRPAAQPPPPAQRHFTNKEKLFMISRSRAVAVEDGDPESTGI